A region from the Tsuneonella mangrovi genome encodes:
- a CDS encoding ribose-phosphate pyrophosphokinase — MKIMSGNSNLPLARAIAGYLEMPLTDASVRRFADEEVFVEIHENVRGEDVFLIQSTGFPANDNLMELLICIDALKRASASRITAVVPYFGYARQDRKPGPRTPISAKLVANLITEAGADRVLSVDLHAGQIQGFFDIPTDNLFAAPVMAADIQARYGDRELMVVSPDVGGVVRARALAKRLDNAPLAIVDKRRDRPGESEVMNIIGDVSGRHCILIDDIVDSGGTLCNAAQALLDGGAKSVAAYITHGVLSGGAVARVDGSALEELVITDTIRATDAASDSKRIRFLTIAPLIGEAVRRIADESSVSSLFD, encoded by the coding sequence ATGAAGATCATGTCCGGCAATTCGAACCTCCCGCTCGCCCGGGCGATTGCAGGTTACCTCGAAATGCCGCTGACCGACGCCAGCGTCCGCCGCTTCGCCGACGAGGAAGTGTTCGTCGAAATCCACGAGAACGTGCGTGGCGAGGATGTCTTCCTGATCCAGTCGACCGGCTTTCCGGCGAACGACAACCTGATGGAACTGCTGATCTGCATCGATGCGCTCAAGCGCGCGTCGGCAAGCCGGATTACTGCAGTGGTCCCCTATTTCGGGTATGCCCGGCAGGATCGCAAACCCGGGCCGCGCACACCGATCAGCGCCAAGCTGGTCGCCAACCTGATCACCGAAGCCGGTGCCGATCGCGTGCTTTCGGTCGACCTCCATGCAGGTCAGATCCAGGGTTTCTTCGATATCCCGACCGATAACCTGTTCGCCGCCCCGGTGATGGCTGCCGATATCCAGGCGCGATACGGCGATCGCGAGCTGATGGTCGTCAGCCCCGACGTTGGCGGCGTTGTGCGCGCCCGTGCGCTGGCCAAGCGGCTCGACAACGCGCCGCTCGCCATCGTCGACAAGCGGCGTGACCGGCCGGGCGAATCCGAAGTGATGAACATCATCGGCGACGTCTCGGGCCGCCACTGCATCCTGATTGACGACATCGTCGATTCGGGCGGGACGCTGTGCAATGCGGCGCAGGCTCTTCTTGATGGCGGCGCAAAGTCGGTCGCGGCCTATATCACCCACGGCGTATTGTCGGGTGGTGCTGTGGCCCGGGTCGATGGGTCTGCGCTTGAGGAACTGGTCATCACCGACACGATCCGGGCGACCGATGCGGCAAGCGATTCCAAGCGCATCCGGTTCCTGACGATTGCGCCGTTGATCGGCGAGGCCGTACGCCGGATTGCCGACGAAAGTTCGGTCTCCAGCCTGTTCGACTGA
- the hisN gene encoding histidinol-phosphatase: protein MALADDLALANRLADAAGAAIRPYWRGAIGLEAKDDASPVTLADRAAEEAMRRILAAEVPRDGIQGEEFGIEREGASRRWVLDPIDGTNSFVAGRPIFGTLIALLEGGFPVLGVIDQPILGERWVGATGQQTTFNGQPAQSRACRELSDALLATTSPSLFDDHAAEHFMALAGKTAHRRMVWGGDCYNYGLLASGQIDLVCEAGLKLHDFAALVPVVEGAGGTMADWNGEPLHAGSDGHVIALGDPARLDDVVEALACGH, encoded by the coding sequence GTGGCGCTGGCCGACGATCTCGCGCTCGCCAACCGGCTTGCCGATGCGGCTGGTGCAGCGATCCGCCCCTATTGGCGCGGTGCGATCGGGCTTGAAGCGAAGGATGACGCATCTCCGGTAACGTTAGCCGACCGCGCGGCGGAAGAGGCAATGCGGCGGATCCTTGCCGCCGAGGTCCCGCGCGATGGCATCCAGGGCGAGGAGTTCGGTATCGAGCGTGAAGGTGCGTCGCGCCGCTGGGTGCTCGATCCGATCGACGGGACCAACAGCTTCGTCGCCGGACGACCCATTTTCGGCACACTGATTGCGCTGCTTGAAGGCGGGTTCCCGGTCCTGGGCGTGATCGACCAACCGATCCTCGGCGAACGCTGGGTCGGCGCAACCGGCCAGCAGACCACCTTCAACGGCCAACCGGCACAGTCCCGGGCGTGTCGCGAACTGTCGGATGCACTGCTCGCCACGACCAGCCCGAGCCTGTTCGACGATCACGCGGCCGAGCATTTCATGGCGCTGGCGGGAAAGACGGCGCATCGGCGGATGGTGTGGGGTGGCGATTGCTACAACTATGGCCTGCTCGCGAGCGGCCAGATCGACCTGGTTTGCGAGGCGGGGCTCAAGTTGCACGATTTCGCCGCGCTGGTGCCAGTGGTCGAAGGGGCTGGCGGGACTATGGCAGATTGGAACGGCGAGCCGCTCCACGCGGGCAGCGACGGGCACGTGATCGCGCTGGGCGATCCGGCACGGCTGGATGACGTGGTGGAAGCGCTGGCCTGCGGACACTAA
- a CDS encoding LTA synthase family protein, with protein sequence MATRALDTDATASPRPRGLWARLFAYAPVAIVFFVSAIELALADRKYGLFTGGFGMSRAIESFGQRAEFLLAYGLAQAVVGLAGWLLALRLTRKRPAWAPTLLFAMINGLGFCMVLAAQYQLHSYFSDAISFALIRQLGGGSLYDAFLFGLSEIALAAACLLGVIVACWIAWRIALRVLPPGMERPSPPRTAVLVAVGVAFVTVAWFVGRSGDNAAYGLERTIAWSALDGALDYATDFDRDGYGMFGIQHDAAPFDPARHPLALDIPGNGIDEDGYGGDLHLVPVGMPLGPQVFTRKRPNVVVVVFESTRGDVIGKRVNGKLVAPNLDALARNGSMVYPSYSHVAFTTESLKSIFSGALVPHVGDPSMFRDFKASGYRIGVFSGQAEDFGDISKTVGMKANADVFFDAEKLKNQRAFDFAAKGSLLVDESHLLKAFDDTFGKEDWKKTPHFAYFNFQSAHFPYDHPGVARRIDPHPLPRDEIDEANAKQVRETYWNAVANSDYWLGQLIARLKAKGVWDNTILVVSGDHGEDLFEDGFLGHGHVLNTHQFATVFVGNRPGMMPKGPIALDDYRGIITAAIRGETPPVEKVAPFMHIGPIDTPTTIGLAGKGMELTTLRLDTGEACLVEQHHCGPIGTFSGKNKQRIDAVIARWGSERWRERQRLGTAPKLSS encoded by the coding sequence ATGGCGACTCGCGCACTCGATACGGATGCAACCGCTTCGCCGCGCCCGCGCGGGCTGTGGGCGCGCCTGTTTGCATATGCGCCGGTCGCGATCGTGTTTTTCGTTTCGGCGATCGAACTGGCGCTGGCCGACCGCAAGTACGGGCTGTTTACTGGCGGCTTCGGGATGTCGCGTGCGATCGAGAGCTTCGGCCAGCGCGCCGAATTCCTGCTCGCCTACGGTCTTGCGCAGGCCGTTGTCGGACTTGCCGGCTGGCTGCTTGCGCTGCGACTTACTCGCAAGCGCCCCGCATGGGCGCCGACGCTTCTGTTTGCGATGATCAACGGGCTCGGGTTCTGCATGGTCCTCGCCGCGCAGTACCAGTTACATTCGTATTTCTCAGACGCGATCAGCTTTGCGCTCATCCGGCAGCTCGGCGGGGGGAGCCTCTACGATGCGTTCCTGTTCGGGCTGAGCGAGATCGCGCTCGCGGCGGCATGCCTGCTCGGCGTCATCGTTGCCTGCTGGATCGCCTGGCGAATTGCGCTGCGCGTCTTGCCGCCGGGGATGGAGCGACCCAGCCCTCCGCGCACGGCAGTGCTGGTCGCGGTCGGCGTGGCATTCGTCACTGTCGCATGGTTTGTCGGCCGCTCGGGCGACAACGCCGCCTATGGCCTCGAGCGCACGATTGCCTGGAGCGCGCTCGACGGCGCGCTCGATTACGCGACAGATTTCGACCGCGACGGTTACGGCATGTTCGGAATCCAGCACGATGCCGCACCGTTCGACCCGGCGCGCCACCCGCTCGCGCTCGACATCCCGGGCAACGGTATCGATGAAGACGGGTATGGCGGCGACCTCCACCTCGTCCCCGTCGGCATGCCGCTGGGGCCGCAGGTGTTCACTCGCAAGCGGCCCAATGTCGTGGTGGTGGTGTTCGAGTCGACCCGCGGCGACGTGATCGGCAAGCGCGTGAATGGCAAGCTCGTCGCCCCCAACCTCGATGCGCTCGCCCGCAACGGCAGCATGGTCTACCCGTCCTACAGCCACGTTGCGTTCACCACCGAAAGCCTCAAGTCGATCTTCTCCGGCGCGTTGGTGCCGCATGTCGGCGACCCGTCGATGTTCCGCGATTTCAAGGCGAGCGGCTATCGCATCGGGGTTTTCTCGGGGCAGGCGGAGGATTTCGGCGACATCTCGAAAACCGTCGGGATGAAAGCCAACGCCGATGTGTTCTTCGATGCGGAGAAGCTGAAGAACCAGCGCGCGTTCGATTTCGCGGCCAAGGGCAGCCTGCTGGTCGACGAAAGTCACTTGCTCAAGGCGTTCGACGATACCTTCGGCAAGGAAGACTGGAAGAAGACCCCTCACTTTGCCTATTTCAATTTCCAGTCGGCGCACTTCCCGTATGACCATCCCGGGGTCGCCCGCCGGATCGATCCGCACCCGCTTCCGCGCGACGAGATCGATGAAGCCAATGCCAAGCAGGTACGCGAAACCTATTGGAATGCGGTCGCCAATTCAGACTACTGGCTCGGGCAGTTGATTGCCCGGCTCAAGGCCAAGGGCGTGTGGGACAACACGATCCTGGTCGTATCGGGCGATCACGGCGAAGACCTGTTCGAAGACGGATTCCTCGGCCACGGCCACGTGCTCAACACGCACCAGTTCGCCACCGTGTTTGTCGGCAACCGGCCCGGGATGATGCCCAAGGGTCCGATCGCGCTCGACGATTATCGCGGCATTATCACTGCTGCGATCCGGGGCGAAACGCCTCCTGTCGAAAAGGTCGCGCCTTTCATGCACATCGGCCCGATCGATACTCCGACCACGATCGGCCTTGCAGGCAAAGGTATGGAGCTGACGACATTGCGGCTCGATACTGGCGAGGCGTGCCTCGTGGAGCAGCACCACTGCGGCCCGATCGGCACGTTTTCCGGCAAGAACAAGCAACGGATCGACGCGGTCATCGCGCGCTGGGGATCGGAGCGTTGGCGCGAACGCCAACGGCTCGGGACTGCCCCTAAACTCTCCTCCTGA
- the pstS gene encoding phosphate ABC transporter substrate-binding protein PstS, with amino-acid sequence MPKFSAPLALVAAAGLVTAANAAVTGAGSTFIYPVLTKWTADYVKMGGEAINYQSIGSGGGIAQIKAGTVDFGATDKPLDPSELSAAGLAQFPLVIGGIVPVVNVPGLKPGQLHLTGPVLADIYAGKITKWNDPAIVKLNPRLKLPSSNLTVVHRSDGSGTTFNFTHYLGQVSPAWKSSVGEGTSVSWPAGVGGKGNAGVAAYVKQIPGSIGYVEYAYVLQSKMTYALIQNKAGKYVLPNKASFQAAAATADWGSAQDFDLVMTNAPGAAAYPITATTFVLMYKNPKNPASSAKALKFFRWALEKGQGQAVALDYVPLPASLVKNIEVYWSKNIK; translated from the coding sequence ATGCCCAAGTTTTCCGCCCCGCTCGCACTCGTCGCAGCGGCAGGCCTCGTCACCGCCGCCAACGCTGCGGTCACCGGTGCCGGCTCGACCTTCATCTATCCGGTGCTCACCAAATGGACCGCCGACTACGTGAAGATGGGCGGCGAGGCGATCAACTACCAGTCGATCGGTTCGGGCGGTGGTATCGCGCAGATCAAGGCCGGCACGGTCGATTTCGGCGCGACCGACAAGCCGCTCGACCCGAGCGAACTGTCTGCTGCAGGCCTCGCGCAGTTCCCGCTGGTGATTGGCGGCATCGTCCCGGTTGTCAACGTCCCCGGCCTCAAGCCCGGCCAGCTTCACCTGACCGGCCCGGTGCTGGCCGACATCTACGCTGGCAAGATCACTAAGTGGAACGATCCGGCGATCGTGAAGCTCAACCCGCGCCTCAAGCTGCCCTCTTCGAACCTGACGGTAGTTCACCGTTCGGACGGTTCGGGCACCACGTTCAACTTCACGCACTACCTCGGCCAGGTGAGCCCGGCCTGGAAAAGCTCGGTCGGCGAAGGCACCTCGGTCAGCTGGCCGGCCGGCGTCGGCGGCAAGGGCAACGCGGGCGTTGCTGCTTACGTCAAGCAGATTCCCGGTTCGATCGGCTACGTCGAATACGCCTACGTCCTGCAGAGCAAGATGACCTACGCTCTGATCCAGAACAAGGCAGGCAAGTATGTGCTGCCGAACAAGGCCTCGTTCCAGGCTGCAGCGGCAACCGCCGACTGGGGCAGTGCACAGGACTTCGACCTCGTGATGACCAACGCACCGGGTGCGGCGGCCTATCCGATCACCGCGACCACCTTCGTGCTGATGTACAAGAACCCGAAGAACCCCGCTTCCTCGGCGAAGGCGCTCAAATTCTTCCGCTGGGCGCTGGAAAAGGGCCAGGGCCAGGCAGTGGCGCTGGACTACGTTCCGCTGCCGGCTTCGCTGGTGAAGAACATCGAAGTCTACTGGTCGAAGAACATCAAGTAA
- a CDS encoding aquaporin, with product MSYSLSQRLAAEALGTGLLVAAVVGSGIMAEGLSAGNMGVALLANTVATGAILFVLITVLGPVSGAHFNPVVSAVFALRREIRWSDAAAFCAVQVIGGVLGTLLAHAMFELPLVQLSAHVRFGTGQFLSECVATFALVFTIIGTLRARPQAVPIAVALVITAGYWFTASTSFANPAVTIARTLSDTFSGIAPIDAGPFIAAQLIGGLAAWTLAERLFGWTAGATEQPSLSGSLED from the coding sequence GTGAGCTACTCGCTTTCGCAACGCCTGGCAGCGGAAGCGCTTGGCACGGGCCTGCTGGTCGCAGCGGTCGTCGGCTCGGGGATCATGGCCGAAGGCCTCTCGGCCGGGAACATGGGTGTCGCCCTGCTCGCCAACACCGTCGCGACCGGGGCGATCCTGTTCGTTCTCATCACCGTACTCGGCCCGGTTTCGGGCGCACATTTCAACCCGGTGGTCAGTGCGGTCTTCGCCCTACGCCGCGAGATTCGCTGGAGCGACGCAGCTGCGTTCTGTGCAGTGCAGGTTATCGGAGGCGTGCTCGGGACATTGCTCGCGCACGCGATGTTCGAACTGCCGCTCGTCCAGCTTTCGGCCCACGTCCGGTTCGGGACCGGCCAGTTCCTGTCCGAATGCGTAGCGACTTTCGCGCTGGTGTTCACGATCATCGGCACGCTGCGCGCGCGGCCGCAAGCGGTCCCGATCGCAGTCGCGCTGGTCATTACCGCGGGTTACTGGTTCACCGCATCGACCTCGTTCGCCAACCCGGCGGTCACGATCGCCCGGACGCTGTCCGACACGTTTTCGGGGATCGCACCGATCGATGCTGGCCCCTTCATTGCCGCGCAGCTCATCGGCGGTCTTGCCGCGTGGACCCTGGCCGAACGCCTGTTCGGCTGGACTGCGGGAGCGACCGAACAACCCTCGCTGTCCGGATCGCTCGAAGACTGA
- the arsC gene encoding arsenate reductase (glutaredoxin) (This arsenate reductase requires both glutathione and glutaredoxin to convert arsenate to arsenite, after which the efflux transporter formed by ArsA and ArsB can extrude the arsenite from the cell, providing resistance.): protein MDTIIYHNPECGTSRNTLGLIRNAGIEPHVIEYLKTPPSRAMLVSLIDRMGIPPRALLREKGTPFAELGLDDPSLQDEELIDAMMAHPILINRPIVVTPEGVRLCRPSEVVLEILPPQHSEFRKEDGELVVDARRDTAE, encoded by the coding sequence ATGGACACGATCATCTACCACAATCCCGAATGCGGGACGTCGCGCAATACGCTGGGGTTGATCCGCAATGCGGGGATCGAGCCGCACGTGATCGAATATCTCAAGACCCCGCCGAGCCGCGCAATGCTGGTTTCGTTGATCGACCGGATGGGGATCCCCCCGCGCGCGCTCCTGCGCGAAAAGGGCACCCCGTTCGCCGAACTGGGGCTCGACGACCCGTCGCTGCAGGACGAAGAGCTGATCGACGCGATGATGGCGCACCCGATCCTGATCAATCGCCCGATCGTGGTCACGCCGGAGGGCGTGCGCCTGTGTCGCCCGTCCGAAGTCGTGCTGGAGATCCTGCCGCCCCAGCACAGCGAATTCCGCAAGGAAGACGGCGAACTGGTAGTCGACGCGCGCAGAGACACTGCCGAGTGA
- a CDS encoding alkaline phosphatase family protein, giving the protein MIKPVRTALALLVAAVTTPAAAKAPEKPKLIVTLVVDQFAADLFDQYRPVFTGGFKQLSDGVAYVDGYQSHGATETCPGHSTVLTGRHPSSTGIISNTWFDRSNGAWTYCVAVKGENPFARGPQNLKASTLGAWLKSAEPGARVISISGKDRAAIMLGGHDADGEFWWGYRPGFTSSPFADPVPPALASQVSQFNADLLARWQHNPPKFWPAALPADCSALERPEHFGHIELSGQMPPAESQGVERNPAFLRTDAFRDQLMASPLIDRATLELAEHLIDSQKLGQRQATDLLAVSLSSTDYVGHRYGKGGPEMCANLHALDGELAAFFAKLDALGVPYVVALTADHGSLDATERRLQEGLPAHRLDGRQFLFDLGTHLQQALGIDYDPIEAKSPQELWINAPGGKAFHAKIRDAAVAWLQQRPEVRQVFTSAQIAAAVPPPGTPVDKLTMAERAHESYDPQRSGDIFVVLNEFTTPYMPLSPTDAIAGHGSPWDYDRQVPILFWWPGVKAETIAHPIETVDIAPTLAAVAGIATPKLDGRCLDEVAQCSSAARLAARLPGPATAKLP; this is encoded by the coding sequence ATGATCAAACCTGTCCGAACCGCGCTTGCGCTGCTTGTCGCCGCCGTCACCACGCCCGCCGCCGCCAAGGCTCCCGAAAAGCCCAAGCTGATCGTAACGCTGGTTGTCGACCAGTTCGCGGCCGACCTGTTCGACCAGTACCGCCCAGTTTTCACCGGCGGTTTCAAGCAGCTATCCGACGGTGTCGCCTATGTCGACGGCTACCAGAGCCACGGCGCGACCGAGACCTGCCCCGGCCACTCGACAGTGCTGACCGGCCGCCATCCGTCGTCAACCGGGATCATATCGAACACCTGGTTCGATCGCTCGAACGGCGCGTGGACCTATTGCGTAGCGGTGAAAGGCGAGAACCCGTTTGCGCGCGGGCCGCAGAACCTGAAGGCCAGCACCCTGGGTGCATGGCTCAAGTCGGCAGAGCCGGGTGCGAGGGTGATTTCGATTTCGGGCAAGGACCGCGCGGCGATCATGCTCGGCGGGCACGATGCCGACGGCGAGTTCTGGTGGGGATACCGGCCCGGTTTCACCAGTTCGCCGTTTGCCGATCCGGTACCGCCCGCACTTGCTAGCCAGGTCAGCCAGTTCAATGCCGACTTGCTCGCGCGCTGGCAGCACAATCCGCCGAAATTCTGGCCAGCCGCGCTTCCGGCAGACTGTAGCGCGCTCGAACGTCCGGAGCATTTCGGGCATATCGAACTTTCGGGCCAGATGCCGCCCGCCGAATCGCAAGGCGTCGAGCGGAACCCCGCATTCCTGCGGACCGATGCGTTTCGCGACCAGCTGATGGCATCGCCGCTGATCGACCGGGCAACGCTGGAACTGGCCGAGCACCTGATCGACAGCCAGAAGCTGGGCCAGCGGCAGGCAACCGACCTGCTCGCGGTCAGCCTGTCGAGCACCGACTATGTCGGCCATCGCTACGGCAAGGGCGGGCCGGAGATGTGCGCCAACCTCCACGCGCTGGACGGCGAGCTGGCCGCGTTCTTCGCAAAGCTCGACGCGCTCGGTGTGCCATACGTCGTGGCCCTCACCGCAGACCACGGCTCGCTCGATGCGACCGAGCGGCGGCTGCAGGAAGGGCTCCCCGCGCATCGCCTCGACGGCCGCCAGTTCCTGTTCGACCTCGGAACGCACCTCCAGCAAGCGCTCGGGATCGATTACGACCCGATCGAAGCGAAAAGCCCGCAGGAGCTGTGGATCAACGCCCCGGGCGGGAAAGCCTTCCACGCCAAGATCAGGGACGCGGCGGTCGCCTGGCTCCAGCAGCGCCCGGAAGTGCGGCAGGTCTTCACTAGCGCGCAGATCGCCGCTGCCGTGCCGCCGCCCGGAACCCCGGTTGACAAGCTGACGATGGCCGAGCGGGCCCACGAGAGCTACGATCCGCAGCGCAGCGGCGATATCTTCGTAGTGCTCAACGAATTCACGACGCCGTACATGCCGCTTTCGCCGACCGACGCGATCGCCGGACACGGCTCACCGTGGGACTATGACCGGCAGGTGCCGATCCTGTTCTGGTGGCCGGGCGTGAAGGCCGAAACCATCGCTCACCCGATCGAAACGGTCGATATCGCCCCGACGCTCGCTGCCGTCGCCGGGATCGCCACGCCGAAGCTTGACGGACGCTGCCTCGATGAAGTCGCCCAATGCAGCAGCGCCGCTCGACTGGCTGCCCGCCTGCCCGGCCCGGCGACCGCCAAATTGCCGTAG
- the rpmI gene encoding 50S ribosomal protein L35 has product MPKMKTKSGVKKRFKITASGKVKHGVAGKRHRLISHNAKYIRQNRGTTVISDADAKTIKKWAPYGLD; this is encoded by the coding sequence ATGCCCAAGATGAAGACCAAGAGCGGTGTGAAGAAGCGCTTCAAGATCACCGCCAGCGGCAAGGTCAAGCATGGGGTCGCCGGCAAGCGTCACCGCCTGATCAGCCACAATGCGAAGTACATCCGCCAGAACCGCGGCACCACTGTGATCTCCGACGCCGATGCGAAGACGATCAAGAAGTGGGCCCCTTACGGCCTCGACTGA
- the rplT gene encoding 50S ribosomal protein L20, whose translation MARIKRGVTTRAKHKRLLNQAKGYRGRRKNTIRVARQAVEKAGQYAYRDRKVKKRNFRALWIQRINAAVRAEGLTYSQFMHGAKLAGIELDRKVMADLAMNEGAAFGSIIAEAKKALG comes from the coding sequence ATGGCACGTATCAAACGGGGTGTGACCACCCGCGCCAAGCACAAGCGGCTGCTCAACCAGGCCAAGGGCTATCGCGGTCGCCGCAAGAACACCATTCGCGTCGCTCGCCAGGCGGTCGAAAAAGCCGGGCAGTACGCCTACCGCGACCGCAAGGTGAAGAAGCGCAACTTCCGTGCGCTGTGGATCCAGCGGATTAACGCCGCGGTGCGCGCCGAAGGCCTCACCTATTCGCAGTTCATGCACGGCGCGAAGCTTGCCGGCATCGAGCTCGACCGGAAGGTCATGGCGGACCTCGCGATGAACGAAGGCGCGGCCTTCGGTTCGATCATTGCGGAGGCGAAGAAGGCGCTCGGCTAA
- a CDS encoding helix-turn-helix domain-containing protein — MQRDCEIDVRFFAPPAEFDGCFTTFYRVTFTVPGGDRVEDYLQPEWANLRVFSGDLPVSEMVEGARIVDSRFTATGPSSRPVRFEMGTTRMWGVGLFPLGWARFVRLQASDHANQLYDGETNPAFARFAPLLEVMGDVPDDEAEFARLIEFFRSIDTPTPEADIIRAVHAAIVDTDVSSVGEIAERAGISIRALERICRKHFGFPPKLLLRRQRFMRSLAAFMLAGEGSWKAAIDEHYHDHAHFTREFRAFMHMTPSEYAALPHPVLGAFMAERERVWGSPAQTLDKPKRD, encoded by the coding sequence GTGCAGCGTGACTGCGAAATCGATGTGCGCTTTTTCGCGCCGCCGGCCGAGTTCGACGGCTGCTTTACCACGTTCTATCGCGTTACCTTCACAGTGCCGGGCGGCGACCGGGTAGAGGACTACCTCCAGCCCGAATGGGCCAACCTCAGGGTATTTTCGGGTGACCTGCCGGTCTCGGAAATGGTCGAGGGCGCGCGTATCGTCGATTCCCGCTTTACCGCGACCGGCCCGAGTTCACGCCCGGTGCGCTTCGAAATGGGCACTACGCGCATGTGGGGGGTCGGCTTGTTCCCGCTCGGATGGGCGCGTTTCGTGCGGTTGCAGGCGTCCGACCACGCCAACCAGCTGTACGACGGTGAAACGAACCCGGCCTTCGCGCGATTCGCACCGCTGCTCGAAGTGATGGGCGATGTGCCCGACGACGAAGCCGAATTCGCGCGGCTGATCGAATTCTTCCGTTCGATCGACACGCCAACGCCAGAAGCGGACATCATTCGTGCGGTGCATGCCGCGATCGTCGATACGGACGTTTCCAGCGTTGGCGAGATTGCCGAACGTGCCGGGATTTCCATTCGTGCGCTTGAGAGAATTTGCCGCAAGCATTTCGGGTTCCCGCCCAAGCTACTGCTCCGTAGGCAGAGATTCATGCGCAGTTTGGCTGCATTTATGTTGGCAGGAGAGGGCAGCTGGAAAGCTGCGATTGATGAACACTATCACGACCACGCCCACTTCACGCGCGAATTTCGGGCATTCATGCACATGACGCCGAGCGAATATGCAGCCCTGCCGCACCCTGTGCTCGGTGCTTTCATGGCGGAGCGCGAGCGGGTGTGGGGGTCGCCCGCGCAGACCCTCGATAAGCCCAAACGGGATTAG
- a CDS encoding helix-turn-helix domain-containing protein, whose amino-acid sequence MRPYVTTYYLTEVAPLEGGIVEDYLHPEWANVRFSDGGSMSGSIGPGELSDTGALVATGPTSHATRFRIGPGRYWGIGFLPLGWARFANCAAADRADRFTDALEDEAFAAFRPLGSGVFGAEPDFATEVDRIDSIMLGLLERPAQDEERILAIHAALVDPEVQTVAALADRTGLTPRSVERIARQAFGFPPKLLLRRQRFLRSLAEFMLDPSLNWLDTMDTQYFDQAHFIRDFHRFMDMAPTAYRALPHPILGAAALARAAAAGAPMQVLHQPEGGEPAE is encoded by the coding sequence TTGCGCCCATACGTTACGACTTACTATTTGACCGAAGTCGCCCCGCTCGAGGGAGGAATCGTCGAGGATTACCTCCATCCAGAATGGGCCAACGTTCGCTTTAGCGACGGGGGCAGCATGTCAGGATCGATCGGTCCGGGCGAACTGTCAGACACCGGGGCGCTTGTCGCGACCGGCCCGACCAGCCATGCCACCCGGTTCCGGATCGGGCCGGGGCGATACTGGGGCATCGGGTTTTTGCCGCTCGGTTGGGCGCGATTCGCGAACTGCGCTGCCGCCGATCGTGCGGACCGGTTTACCGACGCGCTGGAAGATGAAGCGTTCGCTGCGTTTCGACCGCTGGGAAGCGGAGTTTTCGGTGCCGAGCCGGATTTTGCCACCGAAGTCGATCGGATCGATAGCATAATGCTCGGGTTGCTCGAGCGACCTGCGCAAGACGAGGAGCGGATTTTGGCGATCCACGCCGCATTGGTCGATCCCGAAGTGCAGACAGTCGCCGCGCTTGCTGACAGAACGGGCCTTACCCCGCGATCGGTCGAGCGTATCGCACGCCAGGCGTTCGGCTTTCCGCCAAAGTTGCTTTTGCGCCGCCAGCGATTCTTGCGCAGCCTGGCCGAGTTCATGCTCGACCCTTCGCTCAATTGGCTCGACACGATGGACACGCAATATTTCGACCAAGCGCACTTCATTCGCGACTTCCACCGCTTCATGGACATGGCGCCGACCGCCTATCGCGCGTTGCCCCATCCGATCCTTGGTGCGGCGGCGCTCGCCCGTGCTGCGGCCGCGGGAGCTCCAATGCAGGTGCTTCACCAGCCGGAAGGCGGTGAACCTGCCGAATAA